The window ACTGCAGCTGGCCTGGGATTTGAGGGGTATGGACTATGAAGCAATTTTATGTGTTAAGAGGGCTGACTTGGCCCTTTAGATACCTATTTTCTTTATTGAAAAGAAAATTGGGTAAACTTGATGTTTTACGTATTGAAGTTTTTGTGGTATTAGGCAATGACACACACCTTTTTGTAAAAGGTCGTGTGGTAGAAGCCTATAAGCAAAGCAGGCCCTCAGACAAGCAAAATGTTTTTCACAATATTCTCGCAACCTTAAGAAGGTATGCCGGAAGTAGTGTGCCTGATGCTAAGATTGAGTTAAGTTTGGGAGACCGGAAAATTATTTTGATAACGGATGAGGAAGGGATTTTTGAGCGGTATCATAAAATTGGCAATGAAAAGGAAAAAATGGCCAATACTGTTCAATTTTCCTTAGTTGAAGAGGAAGGGTTGAAAGCAGAAAAGAGTTTTATAGAGAAGAGTGTATTAAGGTTTCAAAAGACTTTTCCAAGGGCGATAATTTCAGACATTGATGACACCATCATTATATCCAAAGCCACAAATATTCAAGAAAAATTCTGGCTTTCGGTTTCCAAAAATGCTTATACCAGGAGGCCATTTCCCGGGGTTAGTGGTTTTTACCGGTTATTGTCTTCCAATGGTGATTACCCGGTGTTTTATGTTTCAAGTAGCGACTGGAATCTTTTTGACCTGATAAAAGATTTTATGAACTATAGAAACATCCCCAGAGGTCCAATACTATTGAAAGATCATCACATGAGTTTGAGGAATATTTGGAAATCCGGTGGAGGGAGTCATGTGCATAAAGTAGATAAAATATCATTTCTGATGAATTTTTATCCCAAGCTAAACTTTGTCCTTATTGGGGATAGTGGCCAACATGACCCTGAAATTTACGCTGAAGTCATTCAAAAATTTCCGGGTAGGGTAGAGGCAGTGTATATCAGGCAAGTTGGGGCTGTGGATGAAAGTAGGGAGGAGGAATTAAATGCCTTGCTTCCGGCCAATAAAATAGCATGGGTTCAAAACTCTACTGAAGCCATTGAACATGCAAAGCAACACTTGGGCTTATAAAGTGAATTCTCTTTTGAAGATTTAGAAATAAAACACTTTTATAGTTTCTAATTAAGAAAAGGCTTAAAATGCCATCTCAAAGCTACCTAATCTTTAAAAGATTAAGAGAAGGCCAAGAAACATCCTTCTACCTTACAATAAAGAATTAAGTTTTTCGTGTGTCAATGGTTTTTCAATAAAACCGCTGACAAAAGGGAACTCCTTGGATCTTTGTCTGTCTTGAAAATCTATGGAGCTAGAAAGCATAATGATACGATCTTTCCTTCCATTTTCAAGTTCCAAATATTGGCTTAAAAAATCCCAACCATTCATAACAGGCATATTAATGTCAACAAGAATCAATAACCTTTTTTCCAATTTTGGATCCTTGAGGTATTGAAGTGCCATTTCAGCCTCTAAAAATTCAATGGTTTTAGGTGATAGATTTAATTTGTTGATTAACCGTTTATTGATCAGATTATTAATAGGGTCATCATCAATTAAAACAATTAAATCGAATGGATACATTGATATATGAATAAAAACTTTTCTCTCTCTCGTTCTCTTACACCGGAAATTTAACACTATAATTCCACTATTAAAATAAAGTGTGAAATTTTTGACAGCGGAATAGCGTCAAAATTCAAAAATAAA of the Cyclobacterium marinum DSM 745 genome contains:
- a CDS encoding phosphatase domain-containing protein, with product MKQFYVLRGLTWPFRYLFSLLKRKLGKLDVLRIEVFVVLGNDTHLFVKGRVVEAYKQSRPSDKQNVFHNILATLRRYAGSSVPDAKIELSLGDRKIILITDEEGIFERYHKIGNEKEKMANTVQFSLVEEEGLKAEKSFIEKSVLRFQKTFPRAIISDIDDTIIISKATNIQEKFWLSVSKNAYTRRPFPGVSGFYRLLSSNGDYPVFYVSSSDWNLFDLIKDFMNYRNIPRGPILLKDHHMSLRNIWKSGGGSHVHKVDKISFLMNFYPKLNFVLIGDSGQHDPEIYAEVIQKFPGRVEAVYIRQVGAVDESREEELNALLPANKIAWVQNSTEAIEHAKQHLGL
- a CDS encoding response regulator gives rise to the protein MYPFDLIVLIDDDPINNLINKRLINKLNLSPKTIEFLEAEMALQYLKDPKLEKRLLILVDINMPVMNGWDFLSQYLELENGRKDRIIMLSSSIDFQDRQRSKEFPFVSGFIEKPLTHEKLNSLL